The proteins below come from a single Portunus trituberculatus isolate SZX2019 chromosome 4, ASM1759143v1, whole genome shotgun sequence genomic window:
- the LOC123512350 gene encoding uncharacterized protein LOC123512350 isoform X1, with translation MAASKGGFAVLDIQNDDQEIGMDLQFQDFGDTRTQPAGSGGGGAVGGKHEQTILFSEFPDTAEDDQEHDKMSPRPKRHKGESLCLPGLPLRPGHVQVRAVLPDWVRGEPPLTHVVALRLKDKRHTSQAVKQLSMALPVPALTHLKRVRRLPREDVRKLSLGEPAGQDAMLIYLNFAEELNIVPDTTTDIASLGESDVSRVFVQLEDMRVDTQHYTQQAFVCRAALHPPRLREVYDKVTALWPCVFHEDAYLTRLASDTFFTPGEIETITAHMNEAIVAGRQAGNAGRPPVGCVIMDGVTGSRCVARDGRFSHPLQHAAMVAVDMVAVMQGGGAWTTTPWRNKEDEMMQSTSNSSLPCKIVTQSVCNASDSFKMTAKNTSFSNTQGSEGIGRDCKGEVKDMNASDNTGNAEENEGKECKKHMSQTKDEKTEGGDDKGKRIDNTIPQTKDKDNTYDNTSNTQGNDGKSREWKEGEDVKNQGNTKKEEKYKDKTSPQTRGKTTNTNNINESEEKEQTRNKTTNTSHNTNNSQENEDRREHQNQTLPQSTNTSSNTNSQGSDGTSYICTGCDVYLTHEPCMMCAMALLHSRVRRVFYLHPDPSLGALGSRVKLHTLPGVNHRYEVFRVHPSPSL, from the exons ATGGCGGCGTCCAAAGGAGGCTTCGCAGTGTTAGATATACAG AATGACGACCAAGAAATAGGAATGGATCTGCAATTTCAAG ACTTCGGAGATACGCGGACCCAGCCAGCggggagcggaggaggaggggcagtggGGGGCAAACACGAGCAAACCATTCTGTTCTCCGAGTTTCCCGACACTGCGGAGGATGACCAGGAGCATgacaag ATGTCACCCCGGCCAAAGAGACACAAAGGTGAGAGCCTGTGCTTGCCTGGACTGCCCCTCAGgcctggccatgtccaggtgAGGGCCGTGCTGCCAGactgggtgaggggagagcCACCCCTCACCCACGTGGTGGCCCTCAGGCTGAAGGACAAGAGGCATACATCCCAGGCAGTGAAGCAGCTGTCCATGGCACTCCCTGTCCCAGCACTGACACACCTTAAGAGGGTGAGGCGGCTACCCAGGGAGGATGTCAGGAAGCTGAGCCTTGGGGAGCCAGCAGGACAGGACGCCATGCTCATCTACCTCAACTTTGCCGAGGAACTCAACATTGTGCCAGACACAACCACAGACATTGCCTCTCTTGGTGAGTCAGACGTCTCCCGCGTGTTTGTCCAGCTGGAGGACATGAGGGTGGACACACAGCACTACACACAGCAGGCGTTTGTGTGTCGAGCTGCGCTGCACCCACCCAGACTTAGGGAAGTGTACGATAAGGTCACAGCTCTCTGGCCATGTGTGTTTCACGAGGACGCTTACCTCACACGCCTCGCCTCGGACACTTTCTTCACCCCAGGGGAGATAGAGACCATCACGGCACACATGAATGAGGCAATagtggcagggaggcaggctggCAATGCAGGAAGACCCCCTGTAGGCTGTGTTATCATGGACGGAGTGACAGGTAGCAGGTGTGTGGCACGGGATGGCCGGTTCTCACATCCACTACAGCACGCGGCGATGGTGGCTGTGGACATGGTGGCAGTGATGCAGGGTGGTGGTGCCTGGACAACAACACCATGGAGAAATAAGGAGGATGAAATGATGCAAAGTACTTCTAACTCTTCCTTGCCTTGTAAAATAGTGACTCAGAGTGTATGTAATGCCTCAGATTCCTTCAAAATGACAGCCAAGAATACCTCCTTCTCAAACACccaagggagtgaaggaataggaagagattgTAAGGGTGAGGTGAAAGACATGAATGCTTCTGATAACACAGGTAAtgcagaggaaaatgaaggaaaggaatgcaaGAAACATATGTCACAAACAAAAGATGAGAAAACGGAAGGAGgtgatgataaaggaaagagaatagataaCACAATACCACagacaaaagataaagacaATACTTATGACAACACAAGCAACACTCAAGGAAATGATGGCAAAAGtagagaatggaaagaaggtGAGGATGTGAAAAAccaaggaaatacaaaaaaagaagagaaatacaaagacAAGACATCACCACAGACAAGAGGCAAgaccaccaacacaaacaacatcaacgaaagtgaagaaaaggagcaaacaagaaacaagaccACCAACActtcacacaacacaaacaacagccaagaaaatgaagatagaagagaacaccaGAATCAAACATTACCACAGTCCACCAACACCTCAAGCAACACAAACAGCCAAGGGAGTGATGGCACATCCTACATTTGCACCGGCTGTGACGTTTACCTGACTCATGAACCATGTATGATGTGTGCCATGGCCCTTCTGCACTCCAGGGTAAGGCGAGTGTTCTACCTGCATCCCGACCCTTCCCTGGGGGCCCTGGGGTCACGTGTCAAGCTGCACACACTACCTGGCGTCAACCATCGCTATGAGGTGTTCAGAGTGCACCCTTCACCCTCTTTGTGA